The genomic stretch AAGAAATGCCCAATATAAGGAAGATTTTACTCCCCTTGATCCTCAATGTAGTTGTTATACCTGTAAAAATTTTACCCGTGCTTATCTTAACCATTTAATTCGATCGGGGGAAATGTTAGGCTATATTTTATTATCTTTACATAATTTGCATGAGTTAATTGAGTTTACCAATAAAATTCGTCAAGCTATTATTAACGATCGTTTTATTCTTGAATTTGGTCATTGGTTAGAGTTATAACTAACTTTAGTTCGATCGAAAAATAAATGATAAATACAAGACAGATAGACAAGTGGACAAATGGATATGATCAGAGTCTTTGTTTATGGCACATTAAAACCCGGAGGAAAATACTATAAAATTTATTGTCAGGGAAAAACCCTGAGGGAAATCGAATGTTGGACAAAAGGAAAATTATTTGCTTTATCTGTTGGCTATCCAGCTATGGTGAAGGGAGAAGATCAAGTTTTTGGGTATTTACTCTCTTTTGCTTCTTTTAAAGATGTAGAAAATTTGGACAAATTAGAGGGTTATTCTGGTATTCCTTATTCTCCTTCAAATGAATACGATCGAGTAAAAATAATGGTCTATGATGAGGCTAATCAGCCCATAGAGGATGCTTGGGCATATTTTATGACAGAACAAAAGGTAAAAACTTTAAACGGAGTTTATTTGCCTTCTGGACAATGGAATGGATAGTGAAGAATGAATTGAGTCGCTTTAGCCTACTTTTGCTATTAGCGTTGAAATTTATTTCAAGGTGGGTTTTGATACTAACATATAATATTTAACACCTAATATCTAATACCTTTTTTATGACTCAGGTTTCCTTAATCAAAGCTCAATCCTACGATTTAAAAGAGTTACGCATATCTTTAGAAAATTTACTCGCACCATTTGGTGGTATATCTGCTTTTGTAAAAAAAGACGATCGAGTTTTACTTAAACCCAATTTGTTAACTGCTTCTCGCCCGACTAAAGAATGTACTACTCGCAAAGAAATTATTTATTGTGTAGCTCAAATGGTACAAGAAGTCGGCGGTAAACCATTCTTAGGAGATAGTCCAGCTTTTGGAAGTGCGAAAGGAGTAGCGAAAGCAAATGGTTATTTACCTCTGTGTGAAGCCATAAATTTGCCAATTATCGAGTTTAATGGACAAAAATATTCCATTGATAACGATAACTTTCAAAATCTACGATTGTCAAAAGAAGCCATGGAAGCAGATGTCATTATCAACTTACCCAAAATAAAATCTCATATGCAGTTAACTATGACAATGGGAGTTAAAAACCTATTCGGTTGTGTGCCGGGAAAAATGAAGGCATGGTGGCATATGGAAACAGGAAAAGATGCCAGTCGTTTTGGTGAAATGTTAGTGGAAACGGCTAAAGCTATTCAACCTGATTTGACTATTATTGATGGTATTATTGGTCATGAAGGTAATGGACCTAGTGGTGGAGAGCCTAGAGAATTAGGAATATTGGGTGCTTCTAGCAATGTTTTTGCTCTTGATGTCTCGATCGCCGATATACTAAATGTATCTTCAGAAATAGTGCCAACTTTAGTAGCTCAAAAAAAATTAGGTTTAGTAAGCGATATAAAAGACATCGAATTTCTTTTATTAAAACCTCAAGATTTAACAGTATCAAATTGGAAATTACCAGAAACATTAATGCCGATCGATTTTGGTTTACCTAGAGTATTAAAATCAACTTTTAAACATCTTTATATTAAGTTTATCAAAGAAACGATTAATACTTAATATTTGATAAATTCCCGTGAATAGTTTATAGTAAAGAGATAAATTTTTCATTTTTAATTGACTAAATGAATTTAATATTAGTTGTCTTAGAAAACTTCTTAAGAATGTTCGGTTTATTTTGGATTGTTGGAGGAATTTTTACGTTAAAAGCCGCCAGAGAATCTGAATTTATGGATACTTGTCTTGAACAATTAGAACAAAAAAAAGTCGATCGTCTAGTTAGTAATTTTATGTTTATAGGAGGTTTTTTAACTTTACTAAGTGGTATCGGTTTATTGATTAATAGTGATACTGTAATTATCATTTTGTTAATTTTATCTATTAGTCAATTTATTTATTTCGACATCAAAAAAAAGAAATTTAATCAAGCAAAATCTGAAGAAGAAAGAGAAGAATATTCGATCAAATCAAGTACTTATAATGCGTTTATTACTACTATCTATATAACTATTATTGTGGCTATCAAAATTCTTATTAAGAATATATGGCAAATCCCAGACTGATGACTTACATTTATAACCTTCTAAATCCATGAGAATTGGGAGACTTAAATTTAATAAATAATTAAAATAAATCAATTTATTATGATTTTGAATCAATTATTATTACGTTTCCCCTATTCCTCCTTTCCTATTACCTCTTTTTACTGAGAATTTATGATGGAGGTGCAAGATAAAAATCAAAATGAATAATATATTAAACTTTGATAGGTATTTAACTTTATCTACCATAATTAAAGATGAATTATTAACTATCTATAACTT from Geminocystis sp. NIES-3709 encodes the following:
- a CDS encoding DUF362 domain-containing protein, translating into MTQVSLIKAQSYDLKELRISLENLLAPFGGISAFVKKDDRVLLKPNLLTASRPTKECTTRKEIIYCVAQMVQEVGGKPFLGDSPAFGSAKGVAKANGYLPLCEAINLPIIEFNGQKYSIDNDNFQNLRLSKEAMEADVIINLPKIKSHMQLTMTMGVKNLFGCVPGKMKAWWHMETGKDASRFGEMLVETAKAIQPDLTIIDGIIGHEGNGPSGGEPRELGILGASSNVFALDVSIADILNVSSEIVPTLVAQKKLGLVSDIKDIEFLLLKPQDLTVSNWKLPETLMPIDFGLPRVLKSTFKHLYIKFIKETINT
- a CDS encoding gamma-glutamylcyclotransferase, giving the protein MIRVFVYGTLKPGGKYYKIYCQGKTLREIECWTKGKLFALSVGYPAMVKGEDQVFGYLLSFASFKDVENLDKLEGYSGIPYSPSNEYDRVKIMVYDEANQPIEDAWAYFMTEQKVKTLNGVYLPSGQWNG